The following proteins are encoded in a genomic region of Microtus ochrogaster isolate Prairie Vole_2 chromosome 5, MicOch1.0, whole genome shotgun sequence:
- the LOC101980495 gene encoding olfactory receptor 8G1-like: MASGNHCTVDEFILTGLSKNPGLQLPLFLLFLGIYVVTVVGNLGMIALIGLSSYLHTPMYYFLSSLSFIDLCHSTVITPKMLVNFVKAKNIISYPGCMTQLYFFLIFAIAECHMLAAMAYDRYVAICNPLLYNVTMSHQTYSSLISGVYIIGVVCASAHTGFMIRVEFCNLDVINHYFCDLLPLLKLAHSSTYVNELLILCFGTFNIVVPTLTILTSYIFIIASILSISSTEGRCKAFSTCSSHISAVTVFFGSAAFMYLQPSSVNSMEQGKVSSVFYTIVVPMLNPLIYSLRNKDVSVALKKILDRKSFM, translated from the coding sequence ATGGCATCAGGAAATCATTGTACAGTGGATGAGTTTATCCTAACTGGGCTCTCAAAGAATCCAGGTCTCcagctgcctctcttcctcctcttcctaggAATCTATGTGGTCACTGTGGTGGGGAACCTGGGCATGATCGCCCTGATTGGGCTCAGTTCCTACTTGCACACACCAATGTACTATTTCCTCAGCAGTCTGTCCTTCATTGATCTCTGTCATTCCACAGTTATTACCCCCAAAATGTTGGTGAACTTTGTGAAAGCGAAGAACATCATCTCCTATCCAGGATGCATGACTCAGCTCTACTTCTTCCTCATTTTTGCCATTGCAGAGTGTCACATGTTGGCTGCAATGGCATATGACCGCTATGTTGCCATCTGTAACCCCTTGCTTTACAATGTAACCATGTCTCATCAGACTTACAGTTCCCTGATTTCAGGGGTGTATATTATTGGTGTGGTTTGTGCATCAGCTCACACAGGCTTTATGATCAGAGTTGAGTTCTGTAACTTAGATGTGATCAACCACTATTTCTGTGATCTTCTTCCCCTCCTGAAGCTTGCTCACTCTAGCACTTATGTTAATGAGTTGTTGATACTATGTTTTGGTACTTTTAACATTGTTGTCCCAACGTTAACTATTCTTACTTCTTACATCTTCATCATTGCCAGCATCCTCTCCATTAGTTCTACTGAGGGTAGGTGTAAAGCCTTCAGCACCTGTAGCTCCCACATCTCTGCTGTTACTGTCTTCTTTGGTTCGGCAGCATTCATGTACTTACAGCCATCCTCAGTCAACTCCATGGAACAAGGGAAAGTGTCATCTGTGTTTTATACCATTGTTGTGCCCATGCTGAACCCCTTAATCTACAGCCTAAGGAATAAGGATGTCAGTGTTGCCCTGAAAAAAATACTAGACAGAAAATCGTTCATgtaa